A stretch of the Duncaniella dubosii genome encodes the following:
- a CDS encoding YifB family Mg chelatase-like AAA ATPase, with product MLIKTYGAAVQGIDALVITIEVVAETGVQFSLVGMADTAVKESYQRVLSAVSQSGYKWPRRRIVVNLSPADVKKEGAAYDLPIAIGILAACEQLSPVIPLDSFMIMGELSLDGSILPIKGVLPMAIKAREMGFKGMIVPVANATEAAVVNNIDIYGMSTLREVIEFVIGKSDPIPVRVNTREEFARASAIFDCDFSEVKGQENVKRAFEVACAGGHNILMIGPPGAGKSMMAKRIPTILPPLTLSEALETTKIHSVAGKLRSGSRLMTSRPYRSPHHTISPVALVGGGANPAPGEISLAHNGVLFLDEFPEFSRQVLEVMRQPLEDRHITISRAKYTIDYPAGFMLVASMNPCPCGYYNHPSKECICSQAAVQRYLNRISGPLLDRIDLQIEIYPVAFDELSSAREGEKSEAMKSRVVRAREIQALRFASERGIHCNAQMSSRLLRNYASIDRKGLETLREAMTRLDMSARAYDRILKVARTIADLEHGLDPSLSTAEAVSAPILTHHIQEALSYRNLDRGNWGRTVDKMPF from the coding sequence ATGCTTATCAAGACATACGGTGCTGCCGTTCAGGGTATCGACGCACTGGTTATAACCATCGAAGTTGTAGCCGAGACAGGCGTGCAGTTCTCCCTTGTGGGAATGGCCGATACAGCCGTCAAGGAGAGTTACCAGCGAGTCCTGTCGGCTGTCAGCCAGTCAGGCTACAAATGGCCACGGCGAAGGATTGTTGTCAACCTGTCGCCAGCCGATGTTAAAAAAGAGGGTGCGGCCTACGACCTGCCGATTGCAATCGGCATACTTGCGGCATGCGAACAGCTTAGTCCTGTCATCCCGCTTGATTCGTTCATGATTATGGGCGAATTGTCACTTGACGGGTCTATACTCCCGATAAAGGGTGTTCTCCCGATGGCTATCAAAGCCCGTGAAATGGGTTTCAAAGGAATGATTGTACCCGTGGCCAATGCCACCGAGGCCGCAGTGGTAAACAATATAGATATATATGGAATGTCGACACTCCGCGAGGTCATTGAATTTGTCATCGGAAAGAGCGATCCGATTCCCGTCCGTGTCAATACGCGAGAGGAGTTCGCACGGGCATCAGCCATATTCGACTGCGACTTTTCAGAAGTAAAAGGACAGGAAAACGTGAAAAGAGCTTTTGAAGTTGCATGTGCCGGAGGCCATAATATCCTCATGATAGGACCTCCCGGAGCAGGAAAATCGATGATGGCAAAACGCATCCCCACTATCCTCCCCCCGTTGACATTATCCGAAGCCCTCGAAACCACCAAAATCCACTCTGTGGCAGGAAAACTGCGGAGCGGTTCAAGGCTGATGACATCGCGGCCTTACCGTTCGCCACATCACACAATCTCACCGGTCGCACTTGTGGGCGGCGGAGCTAATCCTGCCCCGGGTGAGATCTCGCTTGCCCACAACGGGGTGCTTTTTCTCGACGAGTTTCCTGAATTCTCACGGCAGGTCCTCGAAGTAATGCGACAGCCTCTGGAGGACCGCCACATCACAATCTCCAGAGCAAAATATACCATTGACTATCCGGCCGGTTTCATGCTCGTCGCATCAATGAATCCATGCCCGTGCGGATATTACAACCATCCGTCAAAAGAGTGTATCTGTTCTCAGGCAGCCGTACAGAGATACCTTAACCGTATCAGCGGACCGCTCCTTGACCGCATAGACCTCCAGATAGAAATCTATCCTGTCGCGTTCGACGAACTCTCTTCTGCCCGGGAAGGCGAAAAGAGCGAGGCCATGAAATCAAGGGTGGTCAGGGCACGCGAAATCCAAGCACTACGGTTCGCATCGGAGAGAGGCATACACTGCAATGCCCAGATGTCGTCACGACTGCTACGGAACTATGCCTCTATTGACCGCAAAGGGCTCGAAACCTTGCGCGAGGCGATGACCCGTCTCGACATGAGCGCACGGGCGTATGACCGTATCCTTAAAGTAGCACGGACAATAGCAGACCTCGAACATGGTCTTGACCCTTCGCTCTCCACCGCAGAAGCTGTCAGCGCCCCGATACTTACCCATCATATCCAAGAAGCGCTGTCCTACCGTAATCTTGACCGTGGCAACTGGGGACGGACCGTCGATAAAATGCCATTCTGA
- a CDS encoding SGNH/GDSL hydrolase family protein gives MGRILWSDSLPPTFSYPGTTAMLNFEGSSIAMEASPGSGQFMVEIDSLAPFKINFTDSDSLITLADSLAEGKHSLRVTYAIEGYEKHPEFRGFTISGTSPKLLPAPERPGLKIEFIGNSITCGYGTEAPDGKTHYSYDTQNHTLSYAYLTARSLNADFNVVARSGIGMYRSYGGPREGTPEQRMPAEYDRTLIYNPSHYWNHASFRPDIICINLGTNDTSLNDYDISLFEEAYKKFLVHLRMFQPQAKIVLLTGPMLHGTALEDVKASLDKLAANADNIYRFDMSEQTGELGYGADYHPSAAQAAKNAEELTSFLKTLL, from the coding sequence ATGGGACGTATTTTATGGAGCGACTCTCTACCTCCCACATTCTCATACCCCGGAACGACAGCCATGCTCAACTTCGAAGGCTCGTCAATTGCAATGGAGGCTTCTCCGGGTAGCGGACAATTCATGGTAGAGATTGACTCCCTCGCTCCATTCAAAATCAATTTTACGGATTCCGATTCACTTATAACCCTCGCTGACTCACTTGCTGAGGGCAAACACTCTTTACGTGTGACGTATGCCATCGAAGGATATGAAAAACATCCTGAATTCCGTGGATTCACAATCTCCGGCACTTCACCTAAGCTGCTCCCTGCGCCGGAGCGACCCGGACTGAAAATAGAATTTATCGGCAACTCCATCACTTGCGGCTACGGCACCGAAGCGCCTGACGGCAAGACACACTACAGTTATGACACGCAGAACCACACCCTCAGCTATGCCTATCTGACAGCCCGTTCGCTGAATGCCGATTTTAACGTGGTGGCGCGCTCAGGAATCGGTATGTACCGCAGCTATGGTGGACCTCGCGAGGGGACACCTGAACAGCGGATGCCGGCCGAGTATGACCGCACACTCATCTATAACCCTTCGCACTACTGGAATCATGCCTCCTTCCGTCCCGATATAATCTGTATCAATTTAGGGACAAACGATACGTCGCTCAACGACTACGACATTTCTCTGTTCGAGGAAGCATACAAGAAGTTCCTCGTACATCTCCGCATGTTCCAGCCTCAGGCCAAAATCGTATTGCTTACAGGACCGATGCTCCATGGGACAGCCCTTGAGGATGTCAAGGCATCACTTGACAAGCTTGCGGCAAACGCCGACAATATCTATCGGTTCGATATGTCGGAACAGACAGGTGAACTCGGATATGGAGCAGACTATCATCCTTCGGCGGCACAGGCTGCAAAAAATGCAGAAGAACTGACCTCATTCCTTAAGACACTTCTCTAA
- the rplS gene encoding 50S ribosomal protein L19: MDLIKVAEEAFATGKQHPDFQPGDTITVAYRIKEGNKERIQQYRGVVIRISGDGDKRRFTVRKISDNIGVERIFPIESPFIDSITINKYGKVRRAKLYYLRGLTGKKARIKERRVVKKA; the protein is encoded by the coding sequence ATGGACTTAATTAAAGTTGCAGAGGAAGCATTTGCCACCGGCAAGCAGCATCCCGACTTCCAGCCCGGCGATACCATTACCGTGGCTTATCGCATCAAGGAAGGTAACAAGGAACGTATCCAGCAGTATCGCGGTGTTGTTATCCGCATCTCAGGTGACGGCGACAAGCGTCGTTTCACAGTGCGCAAGATTTCTGACAACATCGGTGTTGAACGTATCTTCCCCATCGAGTCACCCTTCATCGACTCTATTACCATCAACAAGTATGGTAAGGTACGTCGTGCCAAACTTTACTATCTCCGTGGTCTCACAGGCAAGAAAGCCCGTATCAAAGAGCGCCGCGTAGTGAAGAAGGCGTAA
- a CDS encoding DUF3943 domain-containing protein yields the protein MALAFAEPTAAQMMADTIEVRHLSIGIDEIGRESHGSENIYRRPAAFPPVTPVEAIADDAGIPLPSADIPQRHWSIYMEPYSRHGGLHPDWHRMWINTAVLSGAFLGTLFVLQCLPEDATAWNRAAYQNTTFYSRWYKNIFVKNPEIDHDNAIFNYVLHPYAGAAYFMAARSCGFSFWGSMLYSALISTVGWEFGVEACMERPSYQDIIITPVVGSILGELFYKCKRHIVEHDYTLWGSRIMGNIVVFLVDPVNEVVNLFRGSYERKSHLGTDNPSVIRERPLVTSTLTPALVGGAPGFTLTCTF from the coding sequence ATGGCACTCGCTTTCGCAGAGCCGACAGCAGCACAGATGATGGCTGACACGATTGAAGTCAGGCATCTATCCATTGGGATTGATGAGATAGGGCGAGAATCTCACGGCTCGGAAAATATTTACAGAAGACCGGCAGCATTTCCGCCGGTTACACCGGTAGAGGCTATCGCGGATGATGCCGGTATCCCGCTTCCGTCTGCCGATATTCCACAGCGGCACTGGAGCATCTATATGGAACCTTATTCACGGCATGGCGGTCTACATCCCGACTGGCATAGAATGTGGATTAACACAGCCGTGCTGTCGGGCGCTTTTCTCGGTACTCTGTTTGTTTTGCAATGTCTTCCTGAAGATGCCACAGCATGGAATCGAGCCGCGTATCAGAACACCACATTCTATTCTCGATGGTATAAGAATATATTTGTAAAAAATCCGGAAATAGACCATGATAATGCCATTTTCAACTATGTTCTTCATCCCTATGCCGGGGCTGCTTATTTCATGGCCGCACGGTCGTGTGGATTCAGTTTCTGGGGATCGATGCTCTATTCGGCCCTTATTTCGACAGTAGGGTGGGAGTTTGGTGTCGAGGCATGTATGGAACGACCCTCGTATCAGGATATAATCATCACACCGGTTGTCGGGAGTATTCTCGGAGAACTGTTCTATAAATGCAAGCGTCATATCGTAGAGCATGATTATACTCTGTGGGGGTCGCGGATTATGGGTAATATTGTTGTTTTTCTTGTAGATCCTGTCAACGAGGTGGTCAACTTATTCCGTGGCAGCTACGAGCGTAAATCCCATCTCGGGACTGATAACCCTTCTGTCATACGCGAACGGCCGCTTGTCACATCGACGCTCACCCCTGCCCTTGTCGGTGGCGCACCCGGTTTCACTCTTACATGTACGTTCTGA
- the hpt gene encoding hypoxanthine phosphoribosyltransferase, translating to MKRKCYQGMNFRPYISNSQIQERIGVLAKSICDEYAERNPLFICVLNGAAPFAVDLFRACEDIDAELTFVRLKSYDGMGSTGVVKQVMGLSENLAGRHIILVEDIIDTGNTMVKLLADLEAHNPASLRIATLLFKPEALQHSELKPDYVGFEIPKKFIIGYGLDIDGLARNLNDIYILDED from the coding sequence ATGAAACGTAAATGCTATCAGGGGATGAATTTTCGTCCCTACATTTCAAATTCCCAGATACAAGAGCGCATAGGTGTGCTTGCCAAGTCGATATGTGACGAGTATGCCGAGCGTAATCCGCTGTTTATCTGTGTCCTTAACGGCGCAGCTCCATTTGCCGTGGATTTATTTCGTGCGTGTGAGGACATTGATGCCGAGCTGACTTTCGTAAGGCTGAAAAGCTACGATGGGATGGGGTCGACCGGCGTGGTCAAACAGGTGATGGGTCTGAGCGAGAATCTTGCAGGCCGACATATAATCCTTGTGGAAGATATAATCGACACCGGCAATACTATGGTGAAGCTTCTTGCCGACCTTGAAGCCCACAACCCTGCATCACTCCGGATTGCAACGCTTTTGTTTAAGCCGGAGGCGCTTCAACATTCCGAACTAAAGCCTGACTATGTAGGCTTTGAAATCCCAAAGAAATTCATCATCGGTTACGGTCTCGATATTGACGGCCTCGCCCGTAACCTTAATGACATATATATCCTCGATGAAGATTGA
- a CDS encoding adenylate kinase, translating to MFNLVIFGAPGSGKGTQSQKLIDRYGLTHISTGDVLRSQIAAGTELGKIADSYISKGCLIPDELMVDILAQEIDRLRPTSNGFIFDGFPRTIPQAEALKKMLEQRGEEVHSVIGLEVADEELMERLIKRGEQSGRSDDNPETIGNRLKVYHSTTSPLRDYYTKEGKYTPIHGEGHVDEIFNNIVNAIDGSPCVKAI from the coding sequence ATGTTTAATCTTGTAATTTTCGGTGCTCCCGGAAGCGGGAAAGGCACCCAAAGTCAAAAACTTATCGACCGCTACGGTCTTACTCACATTTCAACCGGCGATGTGCTTCGTTCGCAAATTGCAGCCGGAACAGAACTTGGCAAGATTGCCGACAGCTACATATCGAAAGGATGCCTGATTCCTGATGAACTCATGGTCGATATTCTGGCTCAGGAGATCGACCGTCTTCGTCCCACTTCAAACGGTTTTATTTTTGATGGATTTCCACGTACAATCCCTCAGGCCGAGGCTCTGAAAAAGATGCTTGAGCAGAGAGGCGAAGAGGTCCATTCGGTAATCGGCCTCGAAGTCGCAGACGAGGAGCTGATGGAACGTCTCATCAAGCGCGGCGAGCAGAGCGGCCGTTCCGACGACAATCCTGAAACAATCGGTAACCGCCTGAAAGTATATCATTCCACTACTTCGCCTCTGCGTGACTACTATACAAAGGAAGGCAAGTATACTCCAATTCACGGGGAGGGACATGTGGACGAAATCTTCAACAATATCGTCAATGCCATTGATGGTAGCCCCTGTGTGAAGGCTATCTGA
- the xseB gene encoding exodeoxyribonuclease VII small subunit, with protein sequence MMDFKPISELTYAQSVSELESILRMMQSDTCDIDHLAAYTRRATELLKACRTRLTTTEEELRDILASLGNEVARNS encoded by the coding sequence ATGATGGATTTTAAACCTATCAGCGAGCTCACTTATGCCCAAAGCGTAAGTGAGCTCGAAAGTATTTTAAGAATGATGCAGAGCGACACCTGCGATATAGATCATCTTGCGGCCTATACCCGCCGTGCGACGGAGTTGCTGAAGGCATGCCGCACGCGTCTTACCACGACCGAAGAGGAGCTTCGCGATATTCTTGCGTCGCTTGGAAATGAAGTGGCCCGTAATTCATAA